One genomic segment of Salinigranum rubrum includes these proteins:
- a CDS encoding DHH family phosphoesterase, protein MSTGVTVSSMSTYAILGCGSVGHAVAEELAEEGKHVLILDKDADRVEALRDQDLNAQQTDIMDASVSAAVEDRDVILILASDVEANKAAVSTIREGGGDQFIVVRASDPVSKDELLDLGADVVINPSEVIADSALRALETGELEYKARQLADLLGETDGKLAILTHDNPDPDSIASAVALQAIAEEYDVEADIVYDGDIGHQENRAFVNLLGIELIHQSETSLDEYSAVALVDHMKSGALTADVEVDIFIDHFEPDEGIDADFTDVRPNVSSTSTILTKYIQEFDLSPSEAVATALLYGIRAETMDFKRETTPADLTAAAYLYPFANHDTLEQVESPSMSPETLDVLAEAIQNREVQGSHLVSNAGFIRDREALTQAAQHLLNLEGITTTAVFGIADDKIYLAARSKDIRINIGNALEDAFAGIGEAAGHSTQGSVEIPLGIFTGIESGDGNRDTLLQLTEEAVRRKLFQALGVDSSSPSTGESANGS, encoded by the coding sequence ATGAGTACTGGGGTCACCGTCTCCTCGATGTCCACATACGCCATCCTCGGGTGTGGGAGCGTCGGCCACGCGGTGGCGGAAGAACTCGCCGAAGAGGGCAAGCACGTCCTGATCCTCGACAAGGACGCCGACCGTGTCGAGGCGCTGCGCGACCAGGACCTCAACGCCCAGCAGACGGACATCATGGACGCGTCCGTGAGTGCGGCGGTCGAGGACCGCGACGTTATTCTCATCCTCGCGTCCGACGTGGAGGCCAACAAGGCGGCCGTCTCGACGATTCGCGAGGGAGGCGGTGACCAGTTCATCGTCGTCCGTGCGTCGGACCCCGTCTCGAAGGACGAACTCCTCGACCTGGGCGCCGACGTCGTCATCAACCCCTCGGAGGTCATCGCGGACTCGGCGCTCCGGGCGCTCGAAACCGGTGAGCTGGAGTACAAAGCGCGTCAACTCGCCGACCTCCTCGGGGAGACCGACGGCAAGTTGGCCATCCTCACCCACGACAACCCCGACCCCGACTCCATCGCCAGCGCCGTCGCGCTCCAGGCCATCGCGGAGGAGTACGACGTGGAGGCCGACATCGTCTACGACGGCGACATCGGCCACCAGGAGAACCGCGCGTTCGTCAACCTCCTCGGCATCGAACTCATCCACCAGTCGGAGACTTCCCTCGACGAGTACAGCGCCGTCGCGCTCGTCGACCACATGAAGTCGGGAGCGCTCACCGCCGACGTCGAGGTCGACATCTTCATCGACCACTTCGAGCCCGACGAGGGCATCGACGCGGACTTCACGGACGTCCGCCCGAACGTCTCCTCCACCTCGACCATCCTGACGAAGTACATCCAGGAGTTCGACCTCTCCCCCTCGGAGGCGGTCGCCACGGCCCTGCTCTACGGAATCCGCGCGGAAACGATGGACTTCAAGCGGGAGACGACGCCCGCCGACCTCACCGCGGCTGCCTACCTCTACCCCTTCGCGAACCACGACACGCTCGAACAGGTCGAGTCGCCGTCGATGTCGCCCGAGACGCTCGACGTCCTCGCGGAGGCGATCCAGAACCGCGAGGTACAGGGGAGCCACCTCGTGTCGAACGCGGGTTTCATCAGGGATAGAGAGGCGCTCACGCAGGCCGCCCAACACCTCCTCAACCTCGAAGGCATCACCACCACCGCCGTTTTCGGCATCGCCGACGACAAGATCTACCTCGCCGCCCGCTCGAAGGACATCCGCATCAACATCGGCAACGCACTGGAGGACGCCTTCGCGGGCATCGGCGAGGCCGCCGGCCACTCGACGCAGGGCAGCGTCGAGATTCCGCTCGGCATCTTCACGGGCATCGAGAGCGGCGACGGCAACCGCGACACGCTGCTGCAACTCACCGAGGAAGCCGTCAGACGAAAGCTGTTCCAGGCGCTCGGCGTCGACTCCTCGTCTCCCTCGACCGGCGAGAGCGCGAACGGCTCTTGA
- a CDS encoding dihydroorotase, whose translation MRAESEEVESVNTWNQVRPDFLEADAINRLMLFADETNCPLHFVHMSSEKGLRAFQRNQAHTRATVTAEAQVQYLTEDARDHDHLAKVNPPIRTRAEHDALWEGVRRGDIRILDSDHAPCAREHKPNVWDATVGIPHLQTWFPSVLTAVLDGGQISLPKLVEVTSYNPAVHYGLTPRKGGLWPGADADLVLVDPDVRTVVRAEEMLDQSDFTPFEGREFVFPRLTMSRGEVVYEDGEVVGSEGNAQFLARPDP comes from the coding sequence ATGCGAGCCGAGAGCGAGGAGGTCGAAAGCGTCAACACGTGGAACCAGGTCCGCCCTGACTTCCTCGAAGCGGACGCCATCAACCGGCTGATGCTCTTCGCCGACGAGACGAACTGTCCGCTCCACTTCGTCCACATGAGCTCCGAGAAGGGCCTCCGGGCGTTCCAGCGGAACCAGGCGCACACCCGCGCGACTGTCACCGCCGAGGCACAGGTCCAGTACCTGACCGAAGACGCCCGTGACCACGACCACCTCGCCAAGGTGAACCCCCCGATTCGGACGCGTGCAGAACACGACGCGCTCTGGGAGGGCGTCCGTCGCGGCGACATCCGCATCCTCGACTCCGATCACGCCCCCTGTGCGCGCGAGCACAAACCGAACGTCTGGGACGCCACCGTCGGGATCCCACACCTGCAGACGTGGTTCCCCTCCGTTCTGACAGCGGTCCTCGACGGGGGGCAGATCTCACTGCCGAAACTCGTGGAGGTGACGTCGTACAACCCGGCGGTGCACTACGGACTCACCCCCCGGAAGGGCGGTCTCTGGCCGGGTGCGGACGCCGACCTCGTCCTCGTCGACCCCGACGTGCGTACAGTCGTCCGGGCCGAGGAGATGCTCGACCAGTCGGACTTCACCCCGTTCGAGGGGCGCGAGTTCGTCTTCCCCCGGCTCACGATGTCGCGCGGTGAAGTCGTCTACGAGGACGGCGAGGTCGTCGGCAGTGAGGGGAACGCGCAGTTCCTCGCACGTCCGGACCCGTGA
- a CDS encoding LUD domain-containing protein: MATGTVTTFEASLDRLDVDWTHTTHDGLADVLREVSTEPAVGTPLPFDVSLPAWVNTEPTPDELETATTGITAAGLGIADYGSVVLPSTPEGTEPVSLFPDLHVAVLRTGDVVPGMAEAFDFLGEEFRDGTHSSAIIATGPSATADMGALVKGAHGPKDVHVVMLDE, translated from the coding sequence ATGGCGACTGGCACGGTCACGACGTTCGAGGCGTCACTGGACCGCCTCGACGTCGACTGGACGCATACGACGCACGACGGGTTGGCGGACGTTCTCCGGGAGGTGTCGACGGAGCCGGCGGTGGGCACGCCGCTCCCGTTCGACGTCTCCCTGCCCGCGTGGGTGAACACGGAGCCGACCCCGGACGAACTGGAGACGGCGACGACGGGTATCACCGCCGCCGGACTCGGTATCGCGGACTACGGGAGCGTCGTCCTCCCGTCGACGCCCGAGGGGACCGAACCGGTGTCGCTCTTCCCCGACCTCCACGTCGCCGTCCTCCGGACCGGGGACGTCGTTCCGGGGATGGCCGAGGCGTTCGACTTCCTGGGTGAGGAGTTCCGCGACGGCACCCACTCGTCGGCGATTATCGCGACCGGTCCGAGCGCGACGGCCGACATGGGGGCGCTGGTGAAGGGTGCACACGGCCCGAAAGACGTCCACGTGGTGATGCTCGATGAGTAA
- a CDS encoding LUD domain-containing protein: MSKSTSREAKAARIRYLLETEGDAVKANTKGFNQGRYDSVAKLESYEELRARAREIKADAIDRLPELLDRVEATVEANGGTVYFADDAADANRYVREVCRDKEAERVVKSKSMTSEEIEVNEFLEEDGVDVVETDLGEWVLQVADEAPSHIVAPAIHKSREGIAELFNETFQPEEKLETAEELTMFARERLLEEIKGADVGMTGANFITADTGTLALVTSEGNARKSAVVPDTHVAVAGVEKVVPSVESLQPFVELIGRSGTGQDITSYISLLTPPVESPVVDFDASDTPLASGENDRDFHLVLIDNGRMAMREDSELKETLYCIRCSACSNVCANFQSVGGHGFGGETYSGGIATGWEAGIEGLDTAAEFNDLCTGCSRCVDACPVNIDIPWINTVVRDRINRGTDHEFDWLVDGLTPDAEEGGLSLQKRFFGNFSTVATVGSALAPLSNWVAGTDLSRRLMESTIGVDARRDLPSFERETLVDWFAARGPRVSPTEAEREAVVYPDVYTNHAMVERGKAAVRALEALGVHVRVPDLPASGRAPLSQGMITTAEEKAHALYAALAEHIDAERDVVVIEPSDLAMFDREYGKFLAPRSQERLSDASYEVMEYVYGLLENGGDPKTLRAPGANDSGVAYHSHCQQRTLGLEGYTEAVLDRLGYDVATSEVECCGMAGSFGYKSEYYELSMDVGSELEAQFSTPETRERRVVASGTSCLEQLDSMLARPSQHPVELVAPERL, from the coding sequence ATGAGTAAGAGCACGTCCCGAGAGGCGAAGGCCGCACGCATCCGCTATCTCCTCGAAACCGAGGGCGACGCGGTCAAAGCCAACACGAAGGGCTTCAATCAGGGCCGGTACGACTCCGTCGCGAAACTGGAGTCGTACGAGGAACTCCGCGCCCGTGCCCGCGAAATAAAAGCGGACGCCATCGACCGCCTGCCGGAACTCCTCGACCGGGTGGAAGCGACGGTCGAGGCCAACGGCGGCACGGTCTACTTCGCCGACGACGCCGCGGACGCCAACCGCTACGTCCGGGAGGTCTGCCGGGACAAGGAGGCCGAGCGCGTCGTGAAGTCGAAGTCGATGACCTCCGAGGAAATCGAGGTGAACGAGTTCTTGGAGGAAGACGGCGTGGACGTCGTCGAGACAGACCTCGGCGAGTGGGTGTTGCAGGTCGCCGACGAGGCCCCCTCCCACATCGTCGCCCCTGCCATCCACAAGTCCCGCGAGGGCATCGCAGAGCTGTTCAACGAGACGTTCCAGCCCGAAGAGAAACTCGAAACCGCGGAGGAACTGACGATGTTCGCCCGCGAGCGACTGCTCGAAGAGATCAAAGGCGCGGACGTCGGCATGACCGGGGCGAACTTCATCACCGCCGACACCGGGACCCTGGCGCTCGTCACGAGCGAGGGCAACGCCCGGAAGTCGGCGGTGGTTCCGGACACCCACGTCGCCGTCGCGGGCGTCGAGAAGGTGGTTCCCTCGGTCGAAAGCCTCCAGCCGTTCGTCGAACTCATCGGTCGTTCCGGGACGGGACAGGACATCACCTCGTACATCTCGCTGCTGACGCCGCCCGTCGAGTCGCCGGTCGTCGACTTCGACGCGTCCGACACGCCGCTCGCGAGCGGAGAGAACGACCGCGACTTCCACCTCGTCCTCATCGACAACGGCCGGATGGCGATGCGCGAGGACAGCGAGTTGAAAGAGACGCTGTACTGCATCCGGTGTTCGGCGTGTTCGAACGTCTGTGCGAACTTCCAGTCGGTGGGAGGGCACGGCTTCGGCGGCGAGACGTACTCGGGGGGAATCGCCACCGGGTGGGAGGCCGGCATCGAAGGGCTCGACACGGCCGCGGAGTTCAACGACCTCTGTACGGGCTGTTCGCGCTGTGTCGACGCCTGCCCCGTCAACATCGACATCCCGTGGATCAACACGGTCGTGAGGGATAGAATCAACCGCGGGACCGACCACGAGTTCGACTGGCTCGTCGACGGGCTGACCCCCGACGCCGAGGAGGGAGGGCTCAGCCTGCAGAAGCGGTTCTTCGGCAACTTCTCGACGGTGGCGACGGTCGGCAGCGCCCTCGCGCCGCTGTCGAACTGGGTCGCCGGGACCGACCTCTCCCGGCGGCTGATGGAGTCGACCATCGGCGTCGACGCCCGCCGCGACCTCCCGTCGTTCGAGCGGGAGACGCTCGTCGACTGGTTCGCGGCACGGGGGCCGCGGGTCTCACCGACCGAGGCCGAGCGCGAGGCCGTCGTCTACCCCGACGTCTACACCAACCACGCGATGGTCGAGCGCGGGAAGGCCGCCGTGCGGGCGCTCGAAGCGCTCGGCGTCCACGTCCGCGTCCCCGACCTCCCCGCGTCGGGCCGCGCGCCGCTCTCGCAGGGGATGATCACGACGGCCGAGGAGAAGGCCCACGCCCTCTACGCCGCGCTCGCGGAACACATCGACGCCGAGCGCGACGTCGTCGTCATCGAACCGTCGGACCTCGCGATGTTCGACCGCGAGTACGGGAAGTTCCTCGCCCCGAGGTCCCAGGAGCGGCTCTCGGATGCGAGCTACGAGGTGATGGAGTACGTCTACGGTCTGCTGGAGAACGGCGGCGACCCGAAAACGCTCCGCGCTCCCGGCGCGAACGACAGCGGGGTCGCGTACCACTCACACTGCCAGCAACGAACCCTGGGGCTGGAAGGCTACACGGAAGCGGTCCTCGACCGTCTCGGCTACGACGTCGCCACCTCGGAGGTCGAGTGCTGTGGGATGGCCGGGTCGTTCGGCTACAAGTCCGAGTACTACGAACTCTCGATGGACGTCGGGAGCGAACTCGAAGCGCAGTTCTCCACGCCGGAGACGCGCGAGCGCCGCGTCGTCGCCTCCGGGACGTCGTGTCTGGAACAGCTCGACTCGATGTTGGCACGACCGTCACAGCATCCGGTCGAACTCGTCGCGCCCGAGCGGCTCTGA
- a CDS encoding amidohydrolase family protein produces MVECVVHGGTVVTAQARTDADIAIDDGTVVEVGTDLSHLDAEHRIDASGLLVLPGVIDPHVHVEWPGWEYDLAARHGGRAAAAGGVTSVINFLIGPPGELETNYAAFREAMETHFIGDFSFHVAVFTMEQVRKVPRFVEEEGLTSFKLFLPYRGEEVVEPLVGIDDGIVYKLMETVAAIDDAYGARVLVHPRTSNPRSSSRRRCEPRARRSKASTRGTRSALTSSKRTPSTG; encoded by the coding sequence ATGGTAGAGTGTGTCGTCCACGGCGGAACGGTCGTGACTGCGCAGGCGCGGACGGATGCGGACATCGCTATCGACGACGGGACCGTCGTGGAGGTCGGTACGGACCTGTCTCACCTCGACGCCGAGCACCGAATCGACGCCTCCGGTCTCTTGGTGCTTCCCGGCGTCATCGACCCCCACGTCCACGTCGAGTGGCCGGGCTGGGAGTACGACCTCGCCGCCAGACACGGCGGCCGTGCGGCCGCGGCTGGCGGTGTCACGAGCGTCATCAATTTCCTCATCGGCCCGCCGGGAGAACTCGAAACCAACTACGCGGCGTTCCGCGAAGCGATGGAGACGCACTTCATCGGCGACTTCTCCTTTCACGTCGCGGTGTTCACGATGGAACAGGTCCGGAAGGTGCCGAGGTTCGTCGAGGAGGAGGGGCTGACGTCGTTCAAGCTCTTCTTGCCGTACCGCGGCGAGGAGGTGGTCGAACCGCTCGTCGGTATCGACGACGGCATCGTCTACAAGCTCATGGAGACGGTCGCGGCCATCGACGACGCGTACGGCGCACGCGTCCTCGTCCACCCGAGAACGTCGAACCCGCGTTCAAGTTCAAGGAGGCGATGCGAGCCGAGAGCGAGGAGGTCGAAAGCGTCAACACGTGGAACCAGGTCCGCCCTGACTTCCTCGAAGCGGACGCCATCAACCGGCTGA
- a CDS encoding PRC-barrel domain-containing protein, with product MDGTPQEITNLVGREVYSNNGVFVGEVRDVHLDFERQTVTELALQDLNNELFHGRIDPGKGVMVPYRWVRAVGDVILINDVVERYKEEEEEKAIA from the coding sequence ATGGATGGGACGCCCCAGGAGATCACGAACCTAGTCGGCCGCGAGGTGTACTCGAACAACGGCGTGTTCGTCGGCGAAGTGCGCGACGTCCACCTCGACTTCGAGCGTCAGACCGTCACCGAACTCGCACTACAGGACCTCAACAACGAACTGTTCCACGGTCGTATCGACCCCGGCAAGGGCGTGATGGTTCCGTACCGATGGGTCCGCGCGGTCGGCGACGTCATCCTCATCAACGACGTCGTCGAGCGGTACAAAGAGGAAGAAGAAGAGAAAGCCATCGCCTGA